The nucleotide sequence GTCGATGTTGACGTACTGGTATCCGGCCGCCGGCAGACCCGCGGCGACGAACGCGTCGACCTGCTTCTCGATGACGCTGTGGTCGATCTTCGCGGCGAAGCTGTTCCAGGAGGCCCAGCCCATCGGGGCGGTGGGGACGGCGATCTGCCGCGAGGTCGCGGCCCGGGCGGTTTCGGGCTGGGCGAACAGCAGGGCGGCGGTGACCGTCAGCAGCAGGGCGAGGGCCCGGGCGGCGACGGATCCGCGCCGGCGGGCGGCACACGTGGGGGGCGGGGGAAACATACGGCGGCTCCAGCTTCGGGGGCACTCGTCTGGGATTCGACATATCGAACGAGGGTCGGCTAACCGAACGTTGCGCGCCGAAAGTAGAACCGGCGACAGGTGAAGTCAACGGCTGCGACAGAAGTGATGTGACCGGTCTCAAGAATGAACTGGCGCCATTCGAGCGGTCCTTCACCCATGCGCCGCCGCCCCGCGGCCATACTGTCCGTCGTGCGAGTGGCGATCATGACGGCGGGATCCCGGGGTGACGTGGCCCCCTTCACGGGTGTGGGCCACGCGCTCGCGCGTGCGGGACACCAGGTCACCCTGGTCACCCACGCGCGGTTCGCACCGCTGGTGACCGGCTCGGGCGTGGGGTTCCACGCGCTGCCGGTCGACCCGCGGGCGGAGCTGGAGTCCGAGCGGGGCCGCGGGCTGCACCGCAGCAGCACCGGCCCCGGCAAGCTGCTGCGGGTGGGCCGGATGGCGCGGGCGCTGGTGGGCCGGATGACCGACGACCTGGTGGCCGCCGCCCGGGAGAGCGACGCCCTGCTGCTGTCCGCCTCCGTGGCCCCGCTGGGGCACGCCATCGCCGAGGGGCTGTCCCTGCCCAGCCTCGACCTCTATCTGCAACCCGTCGACCCCACAAGGGAGTTCGCTCCACCGCTGCTGGGCGGCGGCTCCTGGGGAGCGGTGGGCAACCGGCTCGCCGGGCACGGGGTCGCCAGGGGGGTCGAGCGGATCTTCGCGCCCGTCGTGCCCTCCGTACGGGCCCGGCTCGGGCTGCCCGCCGTCCGCCGGCCCGCCACCGGTCCCCGGGCCCTGCGAGGACGGCAGCGGGTCCTGCACGGCTTCAGCCCGCTGGTGGTTCCCCGGCCCCGGGACTGGCCGCCCGGGCTGGACGTCACCGGGTACTGGTGGCCGTACGACCGCGCGCCCCGCCTCCCCGCCGCCCTGGACGAGTTCCTCTGCGCGGGGCCGCCACCGGTCTTCGTCGGCCTGGGCAGCGCGACCGTGCCGGACCCGCGGAGGCTGAGCGCCGACATCGTACGGGCGCTGCGGCGGGCGGGGCTGCGCGGGGTCGTCCAGCGCGGCTGGGCGGGTCTCACGGCCGACGGCGACGACATGCTGACCGTCGACGACGTCCCGCACTCTCCCTGCTGTTCCCGAGGACCGCGGCAGTCGTCCATCACTGCGGCGCGGGCACGACGGCGGCGGGCGTACGGGCCGGTGTCCCCGCCGTACCGGTACCGATCCAGTTCGACGAGGGCTTCTGGGCGGACCGCCTGGTCGGCCTCGGAGTGGCCCCCGCGATGGTCCCCCTGCGCCGTCTGACGGCGGACACCCTCACCGAGGCACTCCTGCGGGCCACCCGCGACCCCGGCCACCGTGAACGCGCCCGCGCCCTGGGCGCCCGGATCCGCGAGGAGGACGGGACGGCACGCGTGGTGGACGCCGTGGGGCACCTGGAGCCGGGCGGTGCGCCTCACTCGGCGTAGTGCCGACAGGTCCGTCGCGCCGTCTCGACGATCTCCGGGAGGTCGGGCGGGGACACCGGGGGCAGGCCCCACGCCGTCCTGGTGTCGTCCAGGAGGCGGCGCGCGCTGTGCGGCGAGAGGGAGAGTTCGCCGCGCACGACGGCCAACCGGTCGAGGCTCCCCTCCGGCCGGTGCACCTGGGCCTGCGTACGGCGGCGCTCGAACCCCGGCACCGCGAAGACATCGAGCAGGGTGACGCAGAAGTACGCGTAGGCCGCGGCCTCTTCGAGGCGCTCCAGGACGTCGGCGGGCAGGTCCGCCCTCAGTCCGGCGGCGCCGGGGCCGTCCGCCCAGCGTGCGAACCGGCCGATGTGCAACCGCATGCGGTCGAGTTCGCACAGGCAGTCGGCGTGCAGGAACTCCGCCAGCCGCCTCGTCGCCCCGAACACCACGTCCGTGCTGCGGGAGGGCAGGGCGCCCTGCTTGATCCCGTTCCTGAAGGCGTCGACCGTCTCCCGCATGGCGCGCGTGACGAGCCAGGCCGCGATGTTGCGCAGTTCGACCTCGCCCTTGCTCTCCCGCAGCGACATCATCTCGCGCGCGTAGCGGATCAGATCGCGTGGCAGGCCGCCCGCCAGGGCGTGGGCGAGCGCCACGAACGGCTCCGGGACGCCCGGGGCACGCCGGCCGAGCACTGCCTTGGACTCCTCCCACGAGCAGGGCCACACGTGAACGACGTCGTCGAACGTGCTGTCCGCGACGTCCCGTCCGGGCAGTCCGCGCCGGACGAAGGACGCACCGACGTCCTCCGAGACCGAGATCACGACATGCACGCCGGTGACGCCCAGGACGGCCTTGACCTCGCCGAGGAACTCGAGCGCCTTGGCCGTGGACCCGAGACGGTCGACCTCGTCGATCGTGACCACCAGTCGCCGCTGCTGTGAGCGCAGTTCCTCCGCCACCTCGGCCAGGGTGTTCCGGAGCTGCTGGACGAGTTCGGGCATGGTCAGCGGCGACGCGGTGAACGAGGTGCCGTAGGTGGAACCCAGACCGAACAGCCCTCCTGCCGGGGCGCCGCTCGCGCCGTACGTCACGCTCTGCACGGTCTGGAGGCGGTACAGGTGGTCGCGGCAGCGGGCGGTCAGGCTCGACTCACGCGGCACGCGCTTCCAGCGGGACGCCTTGACGAGGGCGACCGCCGCGGCGAGCAGGGCCACGCGCTGCGACAGGTCCCATCCGAACGCCGCGTGCCGCAGACGGTCGTCGGTGAGCGCCCCCGCGACCGTGACGAGGAGGACGGCGGCCGCGGTGCGCGACCCGGACGCGCGCACGTCCTCCCAGAAGGGCGTCACCGCCTCCCGGACCGCGATGACCAGGAGTACGGTCATGACCGCCGTCGTCGGATAGAAGACCGAGGGCTCGTCGCGGCGCCAGTCCTCGAACCAGGCGACCACCGGCGCCGGGGACCAGACGGTGACGAGGACCAGCACCGCCAGCGAGCGGCCGGCCGCCGCCGGCAGCACTACGCGCAGGGCGAGGGCGAGGCCGGTGGACCGCAGCGGCCGGGCGTACTTCCAGACCAGCAGGCCGAGGACGACGGCCGACAGTGCCAGCAGGGGCCGTCTGCCGTCCAGGACCGCCGACACCACCTCCCTCAGCCGCTCCGCCCCCTCGCCCGCGGTCCCCGTGACCCCGCCGACGTGATGTTCGGCGAAGCCGCGCACGGCGGCGAAGAGGCCCACCGCGCACAGCGCGAGCGCCAACAGGCCGAAGAGGAGACGCCGGGCGCGGGCCCGGAAGGCCGCGCCGAGCCTGCGCAGCCCGGTGCGCAGCGGACTGAGGCGCCGGAACTCCGGGAACGAGTTGCCCCGGTCGACGAGGTGGCGCTGGCACAGCTCGACGAAGAGCGCGGTGAGGAACTCCAGCGGGGCGTAGGAAGCGGGCGCCTGGACCGCGACCCTGAGATCGTGCTCGTCGCCGCAGCGGGCGAGCAGCGTCGACTTCCCCGAGCCGCGCGGTCCGCACACGGCGATGGTGCCGTCGACCAGGGCGTCCAGCTTCCGGCGGACCTCCGCGGTGGCCTGGATGCCGACGAGATGGCGCTGGTCGCGGTGGGCCCTGAGCCCCTCGTACTCCGTGGTGACGAGGAGGCAGTCGGGATCCTCACCGAGGAGTTCCGAGACGACGTTGTGCACGACCGACGGCATGACGTCCTCCGCCATCACGCGGGTGAGCTCCGCGGCGGTGGACCGGACCGCCCGCAGCCGTGCGGCCCTGGCCGTCAGCGCGACGGCGCAGCCGAGCAGGGCCCGCACCCGGCCGCGGGACCGCGGCCGCCCGAGGGTCCAGCCCGCGGCGGCCAGCGTGGCGCCGAGCGCGAAGGGCCATCCGCCGTCGACGGCCGCCCGCAGGAGGACCGTCAACGTGCCGGACAGCACGGTCACGATGAGCGGCGGATCCCAGGCCGACCGGGGCAGCAGGCGCACGACGCGTTCCTCGGCCTCGTCCCGCCCCTCGCACGCCTTCTCGTACCGCCGCGAAGGCTCCTGGTACAGCGGCGCGCCGCGTACCCGGGCGACGTTCTCCGGCAGGCGCATCGCCCGGGCAGCGTCGCTCCGGAACGCGCCCGGGCGGCGGTCCAGCCGGCTCGCGACCGGGCCGGAGCTCAGGCACGCGTCGAGAGCGCGCGCGTAGG is from Streptomyces asoensis and encodes:
- a CDS encoding P-loop NTPase fold protein, yielding MRHDGDEDEELRAAGLADDGERAAYARALDACLSSGPVASRLDRRPGAFRSDAARAMRLPENVARVRGAPLYQEPSRRYEKACEGRDEAEERVVRLLPRSAWDPPLIVTVLSGTLTVLLRAAVDGGWPFALGATLAAAGWTLGRPRSRGRVRALLGCAVALTARAARLRAVRSTAAELTRVMAEDVMPSVVHNVVSELLGEDPDCLLVTTEYEGLRAHRDQRHLVGIQATAEVRRKLDALVDGTIAVCGPRGSGKSTLLARCGDEHDLRVAVQAPASYAPLEFLTALFVELCQRHLVDRGNSFPEFRRLSPLRTGLRRLGAAFRARARRLLFGLLALALCAVGLFAAVRGFAEHHVGGVTGTAGEGAERLREVVSAVLDGRRPLLALSAVVLGLLVWKYARPLRSTGLALALRVVLPAAAGRSLAVLVLVTVWSPAPVVAWFEDWRRDEPSVFYPTTAVMTVLLVIAVREAVTPFWEDVRASGSRTAAAVLLVTVAGALTDDRLRHAAFGWDLSQRVALLAAAVALVKASRWKRVPRESSLTARCRDHLYRLQTVQSVTYGASGAPAGGLFGLGSTYGTSFTASPLTMPELVQQLRNTLAEVAEELRSQQRRLVVTIDEVDRLGSTAKALEFLGEVKAVLGVTGVHVVISVSEDVGASFVRRGLPGRDVADSTFDDVVHVWPCSWEESKAVLGRRAPGVPEPFVALAHALAGGLPRDLIRYAREMMSLRESKGEVELRNIAAWLVTRAMRETVDAFRNGIKQGALPSRSTDVVFGATRRLAEFLHADCLCELDRMRLHIGRFARWADGPGAAGLRADLPADVLERLEEAAAYAYFCVTLLDVFAVPGFERRRTQAQVHRPEGSLDRLAVVRGELSLSPHSARRLLDDTRTAWGLPPVSPPDLPEIVETARRTCRHYAE